In the Mytilus trossulus isolate FHL-02 chromosome 1, PNRI_Mtr1.1.1.hap1, whole genome shotgun sequence genome, one interval contains:
- the LOC134717554 gene encoding protein CLN8-like, protein MGLVEYIHPYLAEADYRKTSVKLTFIFSSFIFYSLLYIFSHVFGSGTRTYNNLTKKEKVFWNLAVVRAIYGIFCTIVGIWAIFVDEELEKDVVFATTPTSYFALTVTVGFFIFECSAIIISDIIYRKFSFLLNLHHWLSLVGYSVLMIVESSHCFGTKGLILEMSTPFSAICWTVLKVGKADTLLWKANQFLLVHTFHLRSVVECFLWYITFKHWDRIWEAMPLALFIMLYTQLTLVTFVMTPYWTYKKTQQMIVPVDWNFEESNKTRMTNGAVEKKTA, encoded by the coding sequence ATGGGTTTGGTGGAGTATATACATCCGTATTTAGCAGAGGCGGACTACAGAAAGACGTCCGTTAAACtaactttcattttttcatcGTTCATTTTCTACTCActtctttacattttttctcACGTTTTTGGAAGTGGTACACGTACTTATAACAATCTTACTAAAAAGGAAAAAGTCTTTTGGAATCTAGCTGTTGTTCGTGCAATTTATGGTATCTTCTGTACTATCGTTGGAATCTGGGCTATATTTGTGGACGAAGAATTGGAGAAAGATGTTGTTTTCGCTACGACTCCGACAAGTTATTTTGCCTTGACCGTTACGGTAGGATTTTTTATTTTCGAATGCTCCGCAATTATTATTTCGGACATAATCTACCGGAAGTTCAGTTTTCTGTTAAACCTGCACCATTGGCTTTCTCTGGTTGGATACAGTGTTTTGATGATCGTTGAAAGTAGTCACTGCTTCGGAACAAAGGGACTTATATTAGAAATGAGCACGCCATTTTCTGCAATATGCTGGACAGTGTTAAAAGTTGGAAAGGCTGACACTTTGTTATGGAAAGCAAATCAGTTCCTTTTGGTTCACACTTTCCATTTACGGTCGGTAGTTGAATGCTTTCTGTGGtatataacatttaaacattGGGACAGAATATGGGAGGCCATGCCACTGGCATTGTTTATTATGCTCTATACCCAGCTGACGTTGGTCACGTTCGTCATGACACCATACTGGACATACAAAAAAACGCAACAAATGATCGTGCCCGTCGATTGGAACTTTGAAGAGTCAAACAAAACTCGTATGACGAACGGTGCTGTTGAAAAGAAAACGGCATAA
- the LOC134717534 gene encoding uncharacterized protein LOC134717534: protein MNMEPEYRIEPENCENAFKVPNIFPCRGGCCGQKPEEYCCNESLQLNLAIFSMCSTIVFLLFAVWAWKRCILIWCGDKKGFTSQNADLVSRRECGTAIPCTHIGCSGIVPSPGVHFTRNKRTTNGASNTMNKKLYNQTKNFTECPPSYEEAVRFQSNQISQ, encoded by the exons ATGAACATGGAACCAGAATACAGAATAGAACCTGAAAACTGTGAAAATGCTTTCAAAGTTCCAAATATCTTTCCCTGTAGAGGTGGATGTTGTGGACAGAAACCGGAAGAATATTGTTGTAATGAAAGTTTACAGCTAAATTTGGCAATTTTTTCAATGTGTTCAACGattgtgtttcttttgttcGCTGTCTGGGCTTGGAAAAGATGTATATTGATTTGGTGTGGGGATAAAAAAGGTTTCACTTCACAGAATGCCGATTTGGTTTCAAGAAGAGAATGTG GAACTGCAATACCATGCACTCACATTGGTTGTTCTGGTATAGTACCATCTCCAGGTGTGCATTTTACCCGCAATAAGAGGACAACAAATGGGGCATCCAACACAATGAATAAGAAACTGTATAACCAGACCAAAAACTTTACAGAATGTCCACCAAGCTATGAAGAGGCAGTACGATTTCAATCAAACCAAATTTCTCAATAA
- the LOC134717543 gene encoding uncharacterized protein LOC134717543: MEDENTSPKESTSKTNNDGDTKALEEAETQALVESKKEKEKSCCSFRRCFAAICCCCMTKKGKKVENIGTADNKTSLTSQEVNEFIEEEMKKLSEETINLES; this comes from the exons ATGGAAGACGAGAACACTTCACCAAAAGAAAGCACGAGCAAAACTAACAATGATGGGGACACTAAGGCATTAGAGGAGGCTGAAACTCAAGCATTGGTCGAATCCAAAAAGGAGAAAGAAAAAAGCTGCTGTTCA tttCGAAGGTGTTTTGCTGCAATCTGCTGTTGTTGTATGACGAAGAAAGGAAAGAAAGTCGAAAACATTGGAACAGCGGATAACAAAACATCTCTTACTTCTCAAGAAGTAAACG AATTTATTGAAGAGGAAATGAAAAAGCTGTCAGAAGAAACAATCAACCTAGAAAGTTAA